A genomic window from Myxococcales bacterium includes:
- a CDS encoding DUF2314 domain-containing protein, whose product MSVLKEKGVVLAGGAVLALGVAWALSRESPPAAPVPDAAAPAPLAAHADTSARATDGAAEAREPDSDNEPIAHEAEVSIELAIIAPKATSKRLGELAAMPASAWPLTAADCGPDCAGVRKFLADSHPTLEVTLAADWILPPKDTLSTVARTVPEGERAALYDTKELLVVKVQGEDTADHLPLRGAFALTAAFARELRGYVHDEETHRIDTASAFAERVPRGPLGAPFFVPESLLVQLHPQDEDDVAGPYRLLTLGLSRYGCPDLEMHGFPETDGPRLASVLDAVAAKLAKGERGPAVTIALADVAQVMKKSPAELSRAPDKSRAVTVRLSPAGRRAGDPDNEVLTVRPPRPPADPEASAEASDEDAHGALLAQLFAEETRVSRRNTSAPDLLAAEARARKAAPEVAARWKKSGGGSLTLRVPFPLPGQPGKAEVMWMKATECSADGVCKGTLASRPELIKGLAAGADVTGKLSEVSDYLLVLPDGTKEGGETIPFLIGR is encoded by the coding sequence CCCGACGCGGCCGCGCCCGCCCCGCTCGCCGCCCACGCCGACACCTCGGCCCGGGCCACCGACGGCGCCGCCGAGGCGCGCGAGCCCGACTCGGACAACGAGCCCATCGCCCACGAGGCCGAGGTCAGCATCGAGCTCGCGATCATCGCGCCCAAGGCCACGTCGAAGCGCCTCGGCGAGCTCGCGGCGATGCCAGCGAGCGCGTGGCCGCTCACCGCCGCCGACTGCGGGCCCGACTGCGCCGGCGTGCGCAAGTTCCTCGCCGACAGCCACCCGACGCTGGAGGTCACGCTCGCGGCCGACTGGATCCTCCCGCCAAAGGACACGCTCTCCACGGTGGCGCGCACGGTGCCCGAGGGCGAGCGCGCCGCCCTGTACGACACGAAGGAGCTCCTGGTGGTGAAGGTGCAGGGCGAGGACACCGCCGACCACCTGCCCCTCCGCGGCGCGTTCGCGCTGACCGCGGCGTTCGCGCGTGAGCTCCGCGGCTACGTCCACGACGAGGAGACCCACCGCATCGACACCGCGAGCGCGTTCGCCGAGCGGGTGCCGCGCGGGCCGCTCGGCGCGCCGTTCTTCGTGCCCGAGTCGCTGCTCGTGCAGCTCCACCCGCAGGACGAAGACGACGTCGCGGGCCCCTACCGGCTGCTCACCTTGGGGCTCTCGCGCTACGGCTGCCCCGACCTCGAGATGCACGGCTTCCCCGAGACCGACGGGCCGCGCCTCGCGAGCGTGCTGGACGCCGTGGCCGCGAAGCTCGCGAAGGGCGAGCGCGGGCCCGCGGTCACGATCGCGCTGGCCGACGTCGCGCAGGTGATGAAGAAGTCGCCCGCGGAGCTCTCGCGCGCGCCCGACAAGTCCCGCGCCGTGACCGTTCGGCTCTCGCCCGCGGGCCGCCGCGCCGGAGATCCCGACAACGAGGTGCTGACCGTGCGCCCACCGCGCCCGCCGGCCGACCCCGAGGCGAGCGCCGAGGCCAGCGACGAGGACGCGCACGGGGCGCTCCTCGCGCAGCTCTTCGCCGAGGAGACGCGCGTGTCCCGCCGAAACACGAGCGCTCCCGACCTGCTCGCGGCCGAGGCGCGCGCGCGCAAGGCGGCGCCCGAGGTCGCGGCGCGGTGGAAGAAGAGCGGCGGCGGCTCGCTCACGCTGCGCGTCCCCTTCCCGCTCCCGGGGCAGCCGGGCAAGGCCGAGGTCATGTGGATGAAGGCCACGGAGTGCAGCGCCGACGGCGTCTGCAAGGGCACGCTCGCGAGCCGACCCGAGCTCATCAAGGGCCTCGCGGCCGGGGCCGACGTGACCGGCAAGCTCAGCGAGGTCTCGGACTACCTGCTCGTGCTGCCCGACGGCACGAAAGAGGGCGGCGAGACCATCCCGTTCCTCATCGGCCGGTGA
- a CDS encoding ATP-dependent DNA helicase RecQ, producing the protein MGPSSPLEVLRARFGFSELRPGQAAVVDAVLGHGAALAVFPTGAGKSLCYQLPALLLDGVTLVVSPLIALMKDQIDFLRGLGIHAGRLDSSLSASEARAVADDLRSGTLKLLYVAPERFNNERFLETLARAKIALFAVDEAHCISEWGHNFRPDYLKLAGFRARLGNPRVLALTATATPEVVKDICRAFAIPDEAAIVTGFYRPNLRLVTTPVSAAERDGLLLERLAGGAHGPTIVYVTLQRTAERLAETLTRAGSPAAAYHAGMDPEARARVQDAWMASEQGIVVATIAFGMGIDKANVRTVIHYNLPKSLESYSQEIGRAGRDGAPSLVELFACPDDVAGLQNFAYGDTPTEGSLRGLLTQVLGMGAAFDVSYPELSGQHDLRVLVLRTALTYLELDGVLAQGTPFYAAYTLRPVVPLDEIPGRFAAERRELVTRLLSQATKRRTLYSLDPTAAAAAIGEPRERVLTALTYFEEQGWLALEPADVRQPYRRLREREDVDALVADLVRRFERRERSEIERIEAVLRIVTHAGCQTNALVGHFGQVRAGPCGHCSGCSGTPRTLPEERALPPVPRDLRAGLGALRAKHPRALAEPRQVARFLCGLTSPALTREKLSRHPWFGVLAERRFADVLAFVGAPAMAWEAGA; encoded by the coding sequence ATAGGTCCGTCGTCGCCGCTCGAGGTCCTCCGGGCGCGCTTCGGGTTCTCCGAGCTGCGCCCCGGGCAGGCCGCGGTGGTCGACGCGGTGCTGGGGCACGGCGCAGCGCTCGCGGTGTTCCCGACCGGCGCCGGCAAGTCGCTCTGTTACCAGCTCCCGGCGCTGCTGCTCGACGGCGTCACCCTCGTGGTCTCGCCGCTCATCGCGCTGATGAAAGACCAGATCGATTTCCTTCGCGGTCTGGGGATCCACGCTGGACGGCTCGACTCGTCGCTCTCCGCGAGCGAGGCCCGCGCCGTCGCCGACGACCTGAGAAGTGGCACGCTGAAGCTGCTCTACGTGGCGCCCGAGCGCTTCAACAACGAGCGCTTCCTCGAGACTCTCGCGCGCGCCAAGATCGCGCTGTTCGCCGTCGACGAGGCGCACTGCATCTCCGAGTGGGGACACAACTTTCGCCCGGACTACCTGAAGCTCGCGGGCTTCCGCGCGCGCCTCGGCAACCCGCGCGTGCTCGCCCTCACCGCCACCGCGACTCCGGAGGTCGTGAAGGACATCTGCCGCGCCTTCGCGATCCCCGACGAGGCGGCCATCGTCACAGGCTTCTACCGACCGAACCTGCGCCTCGTGACGACGCCGGTGAGCGCTGCGGAGCGAGATGGGCTGCTCCTCGAGCGGCTCGCGGGCGGGGCGCACGGGCCGACCATCGTCTACGTGACGTTGCAGCGCACGGCCGAGCGCCTGGCCGAGACGCTCACACGCGCCGGGAGCCCCGCCGCCGCCTACCACGCGGGCATGGATCCTGAGGCTCGCGCACGCGTGCAAGACGCCTGGATGGCCTCGGAACAGGGCATCGTGGTCGCCACGATCGCCTTCGGCATGGGCATCGACAAGGCCAACGTTCGCACGGTGATCCACTACAACCTGCCGAAGAGCCTCGAGAGCTACAGCCAGGAGATTGGGCGCGCCGGTCGCGACGGCGCGCCCTCGCTCGTGGAGCTCTTCGCGTGCCCCGACGACGTCGCCGGGCTGCAGAACTTCGCCTACGGCGACACGCCCACCGAAGGGAGCCTGCGCGGTCTGCTCACGCAGGTCCTTGGGATGGGAGCGGCGTTCGACGTGAGCTATCCCGAGCTGTCGGGCCAGCACGACCTGCGCGTGCTCGTGCTGCGCACCGCGCTCACGTACCTCGAGCTCGACGGGGTGCTCGCGCAGGGGACGCCATTCTACGCCGCCTACACCTTGCGGCCGGTGGTGCCACTGGACGAGATCCCCGGGCGCTTCGCCGCCGAGCGCCGCGAGCTCGTGACCCGGCTGCTCTCTCAGGCGACCAAGCGCCGAACGCTCTACTCGCTGGACCCGACCGCGGCCGCCGCCGCGATCGGCGAGCCTCGCGAGCGCGTGCTCACCGCGCTCACGTACTTCGAGGAGCAGGGGTGGCTCGCCCTCGAGCCGGCCGACGTGCGGCAGCCCTACCGCCGACTCCGCGAGCGCGAGGACGTGGACGCGCTCGTCGCGGACCTGGTCCGACGATTCGAACGGCGCGAGCGAAGCGAAATCGAGCGGATCGAGGCCGTGCTCCGCATCGTCACGCACGCGGGCTGCCAGACCAACGCGCTCGTAGGTCACTTCGGTCAGGTGCGCGCCGGGCCGTGTGGGCACTGCTCGGGCTGCTCGGGCACGCCGCGGACCCTCCCGGAGGAGCGGGCGCTGCCCCCGGTGCCGAGAGACCTCCGCGCGGGGCTCGGGGCGCTGCGCGCGAAGCACCCACGCGCGCTCGCCGAGCCGCGTCAGGTCGCGCGCTTTCTCTGCGGGCTCACGAGCCCGGCGCTCACCCGCGAGAAGCTCTCGCGGCACCCCTGGTTCGGGGTGCTCGCCGAGCGTCGGTTCGCGGACGTCCTGGCGTTCGTTGGCGCGCCAGCGATGGCGTGGGAGGCTGGTGCATGA
- the glmS gene encoding glutamine--fructose-6-phosphate transaminase (isomerizing) codes for MCGIVAYTGSKDSAPILVEGLRRLEYRGYDSAGLAVQTPKGVEIRRAVGKLANLDTALRNTPLVGTTGVGHTRWATHGRPNEANAHPHVSGKIAVVHNGIIENHVELRRELEGRGVRFASDTDTEIVAHLVNEGRAAGAESLTAAVRGALKRVRGAYAIAVVAGDCPGEIVVAKQDSPLVLGIGQDENFAASDIPALLAYTRDVILLDDGEMARLTSTGIEITVIADGAPVTRKSKRIDWSPTQAEKGGYKHFMLKEIHEQPRAIEDTLRGRIDLQAADVIAAEIGVTEELAKKIGRVYFVACGTSAHAAMAGRYWIEQLARVPATVEIGSEVRYREPVFLPTDLVVAVSQSGETLDTMAAVKAAKAQGAHVLAVANVVDSAIPRASDGSLYTHAGPEIGVASTKCFTTQLAALLMLAVYLGRRRGTLPEGEARRVLNALWHVPAKMREALTEADRIKAIAKHHLRARDMLFLGRGTGFPMALEGALKLKEISYIHAEGYAAGEMKHGPIALIDEEMPVVVVCPRDVHYEKTISNLQEVRAREGQVIAICTKGDADVAKLCLDGAPQSLRGGGAAREADVIEVPEAEGEVLPLLTVLPMQLLAYYMADLKGTDVDQPRNLAKTVTVE; via the coding sequence ATGTGCGGAATCGTCGCGTACACGGGTTCGAAGGACAGCGCGCCCATCCTCGTGGAGGGACTTCGTCGGCTCGAGTACCGAGGCTACGACTCGGCCGGGCTCGCCGTGCAGACCCCGAAGGGGGTCGAGATTCGGCGCGCGGTCGGCAAGCTCGCGAACCTCGATACGGCGCTCCGTAACACGCCGCTCGTCGGCACGACGGGCGTGGGCCACACGCGCTGGGCGACCCACGGGCGGCCCAACGAGGCGAACGCGCACCCGCACGTGTCGGGCAAGATCGCGGTGGTTCACAACGGCATCATCGAGAACCACGTCGAGCTGCGGCGCGAGCTCGAGGGGCGCGGGGTGCGGTTCGCCAGCGACACCGACACCGAGATCGTCGCCCACCTCGTGAACGAGGGGCGCGCGGCGGGCGCCGAGAGCCTGACCGCCGCGGTGCGCGGCGCGCTCAAGCGGGTGCGAGGCGCCTACGCGATCGCCGTGGTCGCGGGCGACTGCCCGGGCGAGATCGTGGTGGCCAAGCAAGACTCACCGCTCGTCCTCGGCATCGGCCAAGACGAGAACTTCGCGGCGAGCGACATCCCCGCGCTGCTCGCTTACACGCGCGACGTCATCCTGCTCGACGACGGCGAGATGGCTCGCCTCACGAGCACCGGGATCGAAATCACCGTCATCGCCGACGGCGCGCCCGTCACCCGCAAGTCGAAGCGCATCGACTGGTCGCCCACCCAGGCGGAGAAGGGTGGCTACAAGCACTTCATGCTCAAGGAGATCCACGAGCAGCCCCGCGCGATCGAAGACACGCTCCGCGGCCGCATCGATCTCCAGGCGGCCGACGTCATCGCCGCCGAGATCGGCGTCACCGAGGAGCTCGCCAAGAAAATAGGTCGGGTCTATTTCGTCGCGTGCGGCACGAGCGCACACGCCGCCATGGCGGGGCGCTACTGGATCGAGCAGCTCGCCCGTGTGCCGGCCACGGTGGAGATCGGCAGCGAGGTCCGGTACCGCGAGCCGGTCTTCTTGCCGACCGACCTCGTCGTGGCGGTCAGCCAGAGCGGCGAGACCCTGGACACCATGGCGGCGGTGAAGGCCGCGAAGGCGCAGGGCGCGCACGTGCTCGCGGTCGCCAACGTCGTCGACAGCGCGATCCCGCGCGCCTCGGACGGCTCGCTGTACACCCACGCGGGCCCCGAGATCGGCGTCGCGTCCACCAAGTGCTTCACGACCCAGCTCGCGGCGCTGCTCATGCTCGCCGTCTACCTCGGGCGCCGGCGCGGCACCCTGCCCGAGGGCGAGGCGAGGCGGGTCTTGAACGCGCTCTGGCACGTGCCCGCGAAGATGCGCGAGGCGCTCACGGAGGCCGACCGCATCAAGGCGATCGCGAAGCACCACCTGCGCGCGCGCGACATGCTCTTCCTGGGGCGCGGCACGGGCTTCCCCATGGCGCTCGAGGGCGCGCTGAAGCTCAAAGAGATTTCCTACATCCACGCGGAGGGCTACGCCGCAGGCGAGATGAAGCACGGCCCCATCGCCCTCATCGACGAGGAGATGCCGGTCGTCGTGGTGTGCCCGCGCGACGTGCACTACGAGAAGACCATCTCGAACCTCCAGGAGGTGCGGGCGCGCGAGGGCCAGGTCATCGCGATCTGCACGAAGGGCGACGCCGACGTGGCGAAGCTCTGCCTCGACGGCGCGCCGCAGAGCCTGCGGGGCGGAGGGGCCGCGCGCGAGGCCGACGTCATCGAGGTGCCCGAGGCGGAGGGCGAGGTCCTGCCGCTGCTCACGGTGCTCCCGATGCAGCTGCTCGCCTACTACATGGCCGACCTCAAGGGGACCGACGTCGATCAGCCGCGAAACCTCGCGAAGACCGTCACAGTCGAGTGA
- a CDS encoding sugar transferase, which yields MFILSVSGNLSARWHLTSKLVWWTSTIALVPLVRAVARGKFSRRPWWGIPVIVLGAAKTGRLVVRTLQAQPRSGLKPVVLLDDDRAKHGTLLASQVNGMDVDIHSINVRAATFLSESTRAALADDFFGDEPKSNSEIEAAREDEGLSSHPPNAPIDITTPSSAFPVRSSNFPRGKFAEVEGVPLVGDLSLAPLLAKKLKIPYAIVAMPGQPSSTLLSIVERVGGQFSHLLLIPDLFGFATLGVPAKSVGSVLGVEVRQQLLLPAPRLAKRVLDVSFTLVGSVFIFPFLLLIALLIKLDSKGPVFYMQKRLGRDNRHFMAAKFRTMHGDGEARLKQVLEADPELRKEYEVFHKLRKDPRVTRIGRVLRKFSLDEFPQLWNVIRGDMSLVGPRPYIERELPEMGGNEKLILRATPGMTGMWQVSDRNASSFAWRVQVDVHYVRNWSPWLDIYILAKTVGVVVRGSGV from the coding sequence ATGTTCATCCTGTCGGTGAGCGGCAACCTCAGCGCGCGCTGGCACCTCACGTCGAAGCTCGTGTGGTGGACCTCGACCATCGCCCTCGTGCCGCTCGTGCGCGCGGTGGCGCGGGGCAAGTTCTCGCGCCGCCCGTGGTGGGGGATCCCGGTCATCGTGCTGGGTGCAGCCAAAACCGGGCGCCTCGTGGTGCGCACCCTCCAGGCCCAGCCCCGCAGCGGCCTGAAGCCCGTCGTGCTGCTCGACGACGACCGCGCAAAGCACGGCACGCTGCTCGCCAGCCAGGTCAACGGCATGGACGTCGACATCCACTCGATCAACGTCCGGGCAGCGACCTTCCTGTCGGAGTCCACCCGGGCCGCCCTCGCGGACGACTTCTTCGGCGACGAGCCCAAGTCGAACAGCGAGATCGAGGCGGCGCGCGAGGACGAGGGCCTGAGCTCTCACCCGCCCAACGCGCCCATCGACATCACCACGCCGAGCTCGGCCTTCCCCGTGCGCAGCTCGAACTTCCCGCGCGGTAAGTTCGCCGAGGTCGAGGGAGTGCCGCTCGTAGGCGATCTCTCGCTCGCGCCGCTGCTCGCGAAGAAGCTCAAGATCCCCTACGCGATCGTCGCGATGCCCGGGCAGCCCTCGTCCACGCTGCTGTCGATCGTCGAGCGGGTCGGCGGGCAGTTCTCGCACCTGCTCCTGATCCCCGATCTGTTCGGGTTCGCGACGCTCGGCGTGCCGGCCAAGAGCGTCGGCAGCGTCCTCGGGGTCGAGGTGCGGCAGCAGCTCCTCCTGCCCGCGCCGCGGCTCGCGAAGAGGGTGCTCGACGTGTCGTTCACGCTCGTCGGCAGCGTGTTCATCTTCCCCTTCCTCTTGCTGATCGCGCTGCTCATCAAGCTCGACTCGAAGGGGCCTGTATTCTACATGCAGAAGCGGCTCGGCCGCGACAACCGCCACTTCATGGCGGCGAAGTTCCGCACGATGCACGGCGACGGCGAGGCCCGCCTCAAGCAGGTGCTCGAGGCCGATCCGGAGCTTCGCAAGGAGTACGAGGTCTTCCACAAGCTGCGCAAAGATCCGCGGGTGACCCGCATCGGCCGCGTCCTGCGCAAGTTCAGCCTCGACGAGTTCCCGCAGCTCTGGAACGTGATCCGCGGCGACATGAGCCTCGTCGGCCCGCGCCCGTACATCGAGCGCGAGCTGCCTGAAATGGGCGGCAACGAGAAGCTCATCCTGCGGGCCACGCCGGGCATGACCGGCATGTGGCAGGTGAGCGATCGGAACGCCTCCTCGTTCGCCTGGCGCGTGCAGGTCGACGTGCACTACGTCCGCAACTGGTCGCCGTGGCTCGACATCTACATTTTGGCCAAGACCGTGGGCGTGGTGGTGCGAGGCTCGGGGGTTTGA
- a CDS encoding serine acetyltransferase, translating to MTGPATPKPEGGLFSRLLTDAVELTRANGGEASPGPKAILSVAASQDSYRVLLLNRVREAARGRVPGVNHALRMVQTALFGIEIGKDVTLGRGVNFTHTLGIVIGGDARIGDRVKFMGNNTVGTAKDNGYPIIEDDVIVGCGARILGPVRVGARAVIGANAVVLSDVEPDTVVSGIPARPHKKRAERAD from the coding sequence ATGACGGGACCTGCGACACCCAAGCCCGAGGGCGGGCTCTTCTCTCGGCTCCTCACCGACGCCGTGGAGCTCACGCGCGCGAACGGCGGCGAGGCCTCGCCGGGGCCGAAGGCGATCCTCAGCGTCGCCGCCAGCCAGGACAGCTACCGGGTGCTGCTGCTCAACCGCGTGCGCGAGGCGGCGCGCGGGCGGGTGCCCGGGGTGAACCACGCGCTCCGCATGGTGCAGACCGCGCTGTTCGGCATCGAGATTGGCAAGGACGTGACCCTCGGCCGGGGCGTCAATTTCACCCACACGCTCGGCATCGTCATCGGCGGCGACGCCCGCATCGGCGACCGCGTGAAGTTCATGGGCAACAACACGGTGGGCACCGCGAAAGACAACGGCTATCCGATCATCGAGGACGACGTCATCGTCGGGTGCGGCGCGCGAATCCTCGGCCCCGTGCGCGTGGGCGCGCGCGCGGTGATCGGCGCGAACGCCGTGGTGCTGAGCGACGTCGAGCCCGACACGGTGGTGAGCGGCATCCCCGCGCGCCCGCACAAGAAGCGCGCCGAACGCGCAGACTGA
- a CDS encoding SMP-30/gluconolactonase/LRE family protein, with translation MKLRAYLPLLSCLATAAYACSSTPDPGGPGATLPTEGDAATVLPDGAVAPVDDSGAPKDGATPPVGDGAPLPDGAVDPNPLAGVTPREHLSVADGQAMGLGYMDGLLWADGALMFTDPFAEGSSGHVWRLPRVGLAPAFIRPSGSAIGLCFDPENGGSLVLTETKPSAVARRKVDGTSRAELATTANGVALNSPNDCVVAAGKGVYFTDPSYQGGAQAMEGVYRVAGTPPTVTLLAEYAKGKFPNGIALSADGASLFVSLTGEAQLVRFALAADGTAAGPPALFAATGPAPDGVATDTAGNVYVATSAGVEAFSSAGKKWGVLPLPANQQPTSLAFGDPQGKTLFVGSTLGRGVSSPAIYALAMRTPGVL, from the coding sequence ATGAAGCTCCGCGCCTATTTGCCCCTCTTGTCTTGCCTGGCGACGGCCGCGTACGCGTGCTCCAGCACGCCCGACCCAGGCGGGCCAGGCGCGACGCTGCCCACGGAGGGGGACGCGGCGACCGTTCTGCCCGACGGCGCGGTGGCCCCGGTCGACGACAGCGGCGCCCCGAAGGACGGCGCGACGCCCCCCGTGGGCGACGGCGCCCCCCTGCCGGACGGCGCGGTGGACCCCAACCCGCTCGCGGGTGTCACGCCGCGCGAGCACCTCTCGGTCGCCGACGGCCAGGCGATGGGCCTCGGCTACATGGACGGCCTGCTGTGGGCCGACGGCGCGCTCATGTTCACCGATCCGTTCGCCGAGGGCAGCTCCGGCCACGTGTGGCGGCTGCCGCGGGTGGGGCTCGCGCCCGCCTTCATCCGGCCGTCGGGGTCGGCCATCGGCCTGTGCTTCGACCCCGAAAACGGGGGCTCGCTCGTGCTCACCGAGACCAAGCCCTCCGCGGTCGCGCGCCGCAAGGTGGACGGCACCTCGCGCGCGGAGCTCGCGACCACGGCCAACGGCGTGGCGCTCAACTCGCCAAACGACTGCGTCGTCGCCGCGGGGAAAGGTGTATACTTCACCGATCCGAGCTACCAGGGCGGGGCCCAGGCGATGGAGGGGGTGTACCGGGTCGCGGGCACTCCGCCGACGGTGACGCTGCTCGCCGAGTACGCGAAGGGCAAGTTCCCGAACGGCATCGCGCTCTCGGCCGACGGCGCGTCTCTCTTCGTTTCGCTCACGGGCGAGGCGCAGCTCGTTCGCTTCGCGCTCGCGGCCGACGGCACCGCCGCGGGACCGCCCGCGCTCTTCGCGGCGACGGGCCCGGCGCCCGACGGCGTCGCGACCGACACGGCCGGAAACGTGTATGTCGCAACCTCTGCGGGGGTGGAGGCGTTCTCGTCGGCGGGCAAGAAGTGGGGCGTGCTCCCCCTGCCCGCCAACCAGCAGCCCACGTCGCTCGCGTTCGGCGATCCCCAGGGCAAGACGCTCTTCGTCGGGTCCACCCTGGGCCGCGGCGTCTCCAGCCCGGCGATCTACGCGCTCGCCATGCGCACGCCCGGCGTGCTCTGA
- a CDS encoding polysaccharide biosynthesis/export family protein, giving the protein MSTLRIALGFSAAVALAACGSTGPFVWATSLPPQPAARDTVITSADIVNVRVFREDTFSTREHVRPDGKISVPVVGEVMVRGRKPDEVAKEIEGRLKTMLKEPSVSLVLEQPVQIPVSVTGEVRQSGTFQLEPGANVLHAIASAGGLNDYADGDKIFLVRKTLTDRVRFRFSDLRSGVTTNITLMPGDLIVVE; this is encoded by the coding sequence ATGTCCACCCTGAGGATTGCGCTTGGGTTCTCTGCCGCGGTCGCGCTCGCGGCGTGTGGGTCCACCGGCCCGTTCGTCTGGGCCACCAGCTTGCCTCCGCAGCCCGCGGCCCGCGACACGGTCATCACGTCGGCCGACATCGTGAACGTCCGCGTGTTCCGCGAAGACACCTTCTCCACCCGGGAGCACGTTCGGCCCGACGGGAAGATCTCGGTGCCCGTCGTCGGCGAGGTGATGGTGCGCGGGCGCAAGCCCGACGAGGTCGCGAAGGAGATCGAGGGCCGCCTCAAGACCATGCTGAAGGAGCCGAGCGTGTCGCTCGTGCTCGAGCAGCCCGTTCAGATCCCCGTCTCGGTCACGGGCGAGGTCCGGCAGAGCGGCACCTTCCAGCTCGAGCCGGGCGCGAACGTCCTCCACGCCATCGCGTCGGCGGGCGGACTCAACGACTACGCGGACGGCGACAAAATCTTTCTCGTGCGCAAGACGCTCACCGACCGCGTCCGCTTTCGCTTCTCCGATCTCCGCTCTGGCGTGACCACCAACATCACGCTCATGCCTGGCGACCTCATCGTCGTCGAATGA
- a CDS encoding glycosyltransferase, translating to MLAPAAQAHLGPGLWVSVVVANYNRPELVRRLLSELAAQSPAVPPSRFEAIVVDDGSEVDVREVVLADYPFSLTVHRQANAGAARARQAGAELARGKVVLFLDDDMRVGPEFLEGHLALHDAPDTVVLGQLRPDTDIAKMPLFEKFFARMLSDKADSLLAGQPLRGHGVYTGNVSMDRELFLRVGGFDPQFRALEDEELGIRLEKAGARLLFSDRGSSLHGSDKTSLEKWLARSYNDGAYAVRVGRKHRDLPSASPFRHFEHISPISLPFLGLGLGLPAAAEPLAKLAVQVAISADKLGLERLGVAGATLVYGIQFYRGVRHEAGSLPGLWSEYRAFRSALRDLGPGSDPSTDRGGALADFTAAVREDHAVMLAYQGKYSQGEGGGSLPSDGVKKIGFQILVAYRLMRLFRARGDRLAAQFTSRLMRHLYASDIHWDAELAPGVMIVHGFGLAISHSAKVARGCILFQGVTLGFGNDTEGRAGAPTLQENVHVGVGATLYGPITVGESSKIMAGCVLGESVPARSLVEAPRPAVSARRGRAPA from the coding sequence TTGCTCGCACCCGCCGCACAAGCCCACCTCGGCCCTGGCCTCTGGGTCAGCGTGGTCGTCGCCAACTACAACCGCCCCGAGCTCGTCCGCCGGCTCCTCAGTGAGCTCGCCGCGCAGTCGCCAGCTGTGCCGCCGTCTCGGTTCGAGGCGATCGTGGTCGACGACGGCTCCGAGGTCGACGTGCGCGAGGTCGTGTTGGCCGACTACCCCTTCTCGCTCACCGTGCACCGTCAGGCGAACGCCGGCGCGGCGCGCGCGCGACAGGCGGGCGCCGAGCTCGCCCGCGGGAAGGTCGTGCTCTTCCTCGACGACGACATGCGCGTCGGCCCCGAGTTCCTCGAGGGGCACCTCGCGCTGCACGACGCGCCCGACACCGTGGTGCTCGGCCAGCTCCGCCCCGACACCGACATCGCGAAGATGCCGCTCTTCGAGAAGTTCTTCGCGCGCATGCTCTCCGACAAGGCCGACTCGCTCCTCGCGGGCCAGCCCCTCCGCGGTCACGGCGTGTACACGGGCAACGTCTCGATGGACCGCGAGCTGTTCCTCCGCGTGGGCGGCTTCGATCCGCAGTTTCGCGCGCTCGAGGACGAGGAGCTCGGAATTCGCCTCGAGAAGGCCGGCGCGAGGCTCTTGTTCTCCGACCGCGGCTCGAGCCTCCACGGCTCCGACAAGACCTCGCTCGAGAAGTGGCTCGCCAGGAGCTACAACGACGGCGCCTACGCGGTGCGCGTCGGCCGCAAGCACCGGGATCTTCCTTCGGCGAGCCCGTTCCGCCACTTCGAGCATATCTCTCCGATATCTTTGCCGTTTCTAGGTCTTGGCCTTGGCCTGCCGGCGGCCGCGGAGCCCCTCGCGAAGCTCGCCGTGCAGGTCGCGATCTCGGCCGACAAGCTCGGGCTGGAGCGGCTCGGCGTGGCCGGCGCCACCCTGGTCTATGGCATCCAGTTCTATCGCGGCGTGAGGCACGAGGCGGGCAGCCTCCCGGGCCTGTGGAGCGAGTATCGCGCGTTCCGCTCGGCGCTCCGCGACCTCGGCCCCGGCAGCGACCCTTCGACCGACCGCGGCGGCGCGCTCGCCGACTTCACGGCCGCGGTGCGCGAGGACCACGCCGTGATGCTCGCGTACCAAGGCAAGTACAGCCAAGGGGAGGGGGGCGGCAGCCTGCCCTCCGACGGCGTGAAGAAGATCGGCTTCCAGATCCTCGTGGCCTACCGCCTCATGCGACTCTTTCGCGCGCGCGGCGACAGGCTCGCCGCGCAGTTCACGAGCCGCCTGATGCGGCACCTGTACGCCTCCGACATCCACTGGGACGCGGAGCTCGCGCCGGGGGTGATGATCGTCCACGGCTTCGGCCTGGCCATCAGCCACTCGGCCAAGGTCGCGCGCGGCTGCATCCTCTTCCAGGGGGTCACGCTCGGCTTCGGCAACGACACCGAGGGGCGCGCCGGCGCGCCGACCCTTCAAGAGAACGTGCACGTCGGCGTGGGCGCGACGCTCTACGGGCCCATCACCGTGGGGGAGAGCAGCAAGATCATGGCGGGCTGCGTGCTCGGCGAGTCGGTCCCCGCGCGCTCCCTGGTCGAGGCGCCCCGTCCGGCGGTCAGCGCGCGCCGCGGTCGCGCCCCCGCCTGA